The following proteins are encoded in a genomic region of Enterocloster clostridioformis:
- a CDS encoding RNA polymerase sigma factor translates to MKIEKMDTEDKKLFEKMYLEYEVYLRRIAYVNDIPVDYIEDVVQDTFVSYARYKYSLDMSEESKRALLIRILKSRCMDFHRKMKYRSYGELDEEAYNSEDYPAHDKAANLPDFVVSKERCQALLKEIERMPENWRQVATLRLIEGRPTREVCAMLNITEKACYSRVSRIRKYLEELLKNDNWP, encoded by the coding sequence TAAGAAACTGTTTGAGAAAATGTATCTGGAATATGAGGTATACCTGAGAAGGATAGCTTATGTAAACGATATTCCTGTGGATTATATTGAGGATGTGGTACAGGATACATTTGTCTCATATGCCCGGTATAAATATTCCCTGGATATGTCCGAGGAAAGTAAGAGGGCGCTGCTGATACGTATTCTGAAGAGCCGGTGTATGGATTTTCACCGAAAGATGAAGTACAGGAGCTATGGGGAATTGGACGAAGAGGCATATAACAGTGAGGATTATCCGGCACACGATAAGGCTGCCAATCTGCCGGATTTTGTAGTCAGCAAAGAGAGATGTCAGGCGCTTCTTAAGGAAATCGAGAGGATGCCTGAAAACTGGCGTCAGGTCGCGACGCTCAGATTGATAGAGGGACGGCCGACAAGGGAAGTATGCGCTATGCTGAATATTACAGAAAAGGCATGTTATTCCAGAGTCAGCCGTATCAGAAAGTACCTTGAAGAACTGCTAAAAAATGATAATTGGCCCTAA
- a CDS encoding undecaprenyldiphospho-muramoylpentapeptide beta-N-acetylglucosaminyltransferase, which produces MKKIILTGGGTAGHVTPNLALLPSLKEAGYEIRYIGSYQGMERKLIENAGIHYDGISSGKLRRYFDIKNFSDPFRVVKGYAEARRLLKRHKPDVIFSKGGFVAVPVVLAAKHYKIPVIIHESDMTPGLANKICIPSALKVCCNFPETLKYLPSDKAVLTGSPIREELLQGDRLSGLTYAHLTASKPVLLVIGGSLGSVAVNTAVRNILPRLLPSYQVIHICGKGNLDESLIGTAGYVQYEYVDAPLKHLFAAADLVISRAGANSICELLALRKPNLLIPLSAAASRGDQILNANSFAKQGFSKVLEEEALSDDSLLDAINDLYLNRNSYIQSMEQSNLNNAVKTVVSLIESCVK; this is translated from the coding sequence ATGAAAAAAATCATTTTAACCGGCGGCGGTACTGCCGGACACGTTACCCCCAATCTGGCCCTGCTCCCTTCATTAAAAGAAGCTGGTTACGAAATCCGCTATATCGGTTCATACCAGGGTATGGAACGCAAGCTGATTGAAAATGCGGGCATTCATTATGATGGCATATCCTCTGGCAAGCTGCGCAGATACTTTGATATCAAGAATTTTTCCGACCCGTTCCGCGTTGTCAAGGGTTACGCGGAGGCCAGACGGCTCTTAAAACGCCATAAACCGGATGTAATTTTTTCTAAGGGCGGTTTTGTTGCAGTTCCCGTGGTTCTCGCTGCCAAGCACTATAAAATCCCTGTCATCATACATGAGTCCGATATGACGCCAGGTTTGGCTAACAAAATCTGCATTCCCTCTGCCCTTAAAGTCTGCTGTAACTTCCCGGAGACCCTTAAGTACCTTCCATCTGACAAGGCCGTACTTACAGGCTCCCCTATCCGTGAGGAACTGCTCCAGGGCGATCGGCTGTCCGGGCTCACTTATGCCCACCTGACTGCCAGCAAGCCTGTACTTCTTGTCATTGGCGGAAGTCTGGGCTCTGTAGCTGTAAATACGGCGGTCCGCAATATCCTCCCCAGGCTTCTGCCCAGCTATCAGGTAATACATATCTGTGGCAAAGGCAATCTGGATGAAAGTCTGATTGGAACTGCCGGATATGTACAGTATGAATACGTTGATGCTCCCCTAAAGCATCTTTTCGCGGCTGCCGACCTTGTCATATCAAGAGCTGGGGCCAATTCCATCTGCGAGCTTCTGGCACTGCGCAAACCGAATCTGCTCATCCCCCTGTCAGCAGCGGCCAGCCGCGGAGACCAGATTCTCAATGCCAATTCCTTTGCAAAACAAGGATTCAGTAAGGTTCTGGAAGAGGAAGCATTGTCTGACGACTCTCTGCTTGACGCGATTAACGATTTATACCTAAACCGTAATTCCTATATACAGTCCATGGAGCAGAGTAATTTGAACAATGCCGTTAAAACAGTTGTATCTCTCATTGAATCATGTGTGAAATAA